In a genomic window of Venatoribacter cucullus:
- the thiL gene encoding thiamine-phosphate kinase, with product MNRTLPAGEFTLIRDHFSHGFPRSRDTLLGVGDDCSVIMPRPLCDLVQSIDTQVADVHFPANAPADLIAQRALRCAASDLAAMGAEPQGFHLALTLPNADADWLADFSRGLREAADALTLDLLGGDTTRGAQLVISISVQGWVTTGTALTRSGARPGDDVWVSGTIGTAALALPQVLEQSADYSGLAHAYYFPDVQLPLGQALTGKATACMDISDGLLQDAAHIARASLVSLELDADAIPTAVASDDPRWAQCLNGGDDYQLLFTAPASLRRTLQNMDGTPLSRIGKVTTAGSDTVTLLRNDNPMPLPERTGFQHF from the coding sequence ATGAACCGCACCCTGCCCGCCGGCGAATTTACCTTAATCCGTGACCACTTCAGTCACGGTTTTCCCCGCAGCCGCGATACGCTGCTGGGCGTGGGTGACGATTGCTCGGTGATTATGCCGCGCCCGCTGTGTGATCTGGTGCAAAGCATCGACACCCAGGTCGCCGATGTGCATTTTCCGGCCAACGCACCGGCCGATCTGATCGCTCAGCGCGCGCTGCGCTGTGCGGCCTCGGACCTGGCCGCGATGGGTGCCGAGCCACAAGGCTTTCATCTGGCGCTCACCTTACCCAATGCCGACGCCGACTGGCTGGCCGATTTCAGCCGTGGCCTGCGCGAAGCGGCCGACGCCCTGACTCTGGACCTGTTGGGTGGCGATACTACCCGCGGTGCGCAGCTGGTCATCAGCATCAGCGTGCAGGGTTGGGTCACCACCGGCACCGCCTTAACCCGCAGCGGCGCCCGCCCCGGCGATGATGTCTGGGTATCCGGCACCATTGGCACGGCGGCATTGGCATTGCCGCAGGTGCTGGAACAGTCGGCTGATTACAGTGGCCTGGCGCACGCCTATTATTTCCCCGATGTGCAACTGCCGCTGGGCCAGGCCTTAACCGGCAAAGCCACCGCCTGTATGGATATTTCCGACGGTTTACTGCAGGACGCCGCCCATATTGCCCGCGCCAGCCTGGTGTCGCTGGAGCTGGATGCCGATGCCATTCCCACCGCCGTGGCCAGCGATGACCCGCGCTGGGCACAGTGCCTGAACGGCGGTGACGACTACCAGCTGCTGTTTACCGCCCCGGCCAGCCTGCGCCGCACCTTACAGAATATGGACGGCACACCGCTCAGCCGGATTGGCAAAGTCACCACCGCCGGCAGCGACACCGTTACACTGCTGCGCAATGACAACCCCATGCCCTTACCAGAGCGCACTGGTTTCCAGCACTTCTGA
- the nusB gene encoding transcription antitermination factor NusB, translating to MSRISGHNKASPAARRKARHFAVQALYQWQLAGADLAQIEAEFRTDNDMSKVDMEYFHDILHGVPRDKSLLDEKVSPLLVDRRLDEMTPVELAIVRLGAYEMMRRIDVPYKVVINEAIELAKTFGATDGHKFINGVLDKLAQRERSVEIRGPRS from the coding sequence ATGTCCCGTATTTCCGGCCACAACAAAGCCAGCCCGGCCGCGCGCCGTAAAGCGCGTCATTTTGCCGTGCAGGCGCTGTATCAGTGGCAATTAGCCGGTGCCGATCTGGCGCAGATCGAAGCGGAGTTCCGTACCGACAATGACATGAGCAAAGTCGATATGGAATATTTCCACGACATTCTGCATGGCGTGCCGCGGGATAAATCCCTGCTGGATGAAAAAGTCAGCCCGCTGCTGGTCGACCGTCGCCTCGATGAAATGACCCCGGTAGAACTGGCCATCGTCCGTCTCGGTGCCTATGAAATGATGCGCCGCATCGATGTGCCGTACAAAGTGGTGATTAACGAAGCCATTGAGCTGGCCAAAACCTTCGGCGCCACCGATGGCCACAAGTTCATCAACGGCGTGCTGGATAAACTGGCCCAGCGTGAACGCTCGGTCGAAATCCGCGGCCCGCGTTCGTAA
- the ribE gene encoding 6,7-dimethyl-8-ribityllumazine synthase: MKHIKTIEGNLTPNNGRYGIVVGRWNAFVVESLLEGAVDSLLRHGVEEDNITIIRAPGAFEIPLVVQKAATTGNFDAIIALGAVIRGGTPHFEYVAGECVKGLSSVSLEFGIPVSFGVLTVDTIEQAIERAGTKAGNKGEEAAMSAFEMVGLLQAMEA, from the coding sequence ATGAAACACATTAAAACGATTGAAGGAAACCTCACCCCCAACAACGGCCGTTACGGCATTGTGGTCGGTCGCTGGAACGCTTTTGTAGTAGAAAGCCTGCTGGAAGGTGCGGTGGATTCGCTGCTGCGCCACGGCGTGGAAGAAGACAACATCACCATCATCCGCGCTCCGGGCGCCTTTGAAATTCCGCTGGTGGTGCAGAAAGCCGCTACCACCGGTAATTTCGATGCCATCATCGCCCTGGGCGCTGTTATCCGTGGCGGCACGCCGCACTTTGAATACGTGGCCGGCGAGTGTGTAAAAGGCCTGTCGTCCGTATCGCTGGAATTCGGTATTCCGGTGTCTTTCGGTGTACTGACCGTCGATACCATCGAACAAGCCATTGAGCGTGCCGGCACCAAAGCGGGCAACAAAGGTGAAGAAGCTGCCATGTCAGCCTTTGAAATGGTTGGCCTGCTGCAAGCGATGGAGGCCTGA
- the ribB gene encoding 3,4-dihydroxy-2-butanone-4-phosphate synthase yields MALNKIEDIIADIRAGKMVILMDDEDRENEGDIIVAAEKVTPAIINFMASEARGLICLTLTGERCDYLGLPAMVTGNGAKFSTPFTVSIEAAEGVTTGISAADRATTILAAVNPMGKPEDIVQPGHIFPLRARPGGVLSRAGHTEAGCDLARLAGLIPAAAIVEVMNPDGTMARRPELEVFAEKHGIKIGTIADLIHYRIANEKTVEKLSSEPVHTEFGEFTLHTFRDSIQHEIHLALTLGNIEGDEPTLTRVQTNNFLRDVLGLRQPNSDSWSSTQALQRIAREGKGALVLLSAGQAEDIDDSLDTFFGRARPKRSPNKDSSGAFLTIGTGSQILRELGIKKMRLLSSEMKYSGISGFDLEITEYLPFNE; encoded by the coding sequence ATGGCTCTGAACAAGATTGAAGACATTATTGCCGACATCCGCGCCGGCAAAATGGTCATTCTGATGGACGATGAAGACCGCGAAAATGAAGGCGACATTATCGTTGCCGCCGAAAAAGTCACGCCGGCCATCATTAACTTTATGGCCAGTGAAGCGCGCGGCTTAATCTGCCTCACCTTAACCGGCGAGCGCTGTGATTATCTCGGCTTACCGGCCATGGTCACCGGCAACGGGGCGAAATTTTCCACGCCCTTTACCGTGTCGATTGAAGCGGCCGAAGGCGTGACCACCGGTATTTCCGCCGCCGACCGAGCCACCACCATTCTGGCGGCGGTAAACCCTATGGGTAAGCCGGAAGACATCGTCCAGCCGGGCCATATTTTCCCGCTGCGCGCGCGTCCGGGTGGTGTATTAAGCCGCGCTGGTCACACCGAAGCCGGCTGCGATTTAGCCCGTCTGGCGGGTCTGATTCCGGCGGCTGCCATTGTCGAAGTGATGAACCCGGATGGCACCATGGCACGGCGTCCGGAGCTGGAAGTGTTTGCCGAAAAACACGGCATTAAAATCGGTACCATTGCCGATTTAATTCACTACCGCATCGCCAACGAAAAAACCGTGGAAAAACTCAGCAGCGAACCGGTGCATACCGAATTCGGCGAGTTTACCCTGCACACCTTCCGCGACAGCATTCAGCACGAAATTCATCTGGCCTTAACGCTGGGTAATATTGAGGGCGATGAACCGACCCTGACCCGGGTACAAACCAATAATTTCCTGCGCGATGTATTGGGCCTGCGCCAGCCTAATTCTGACAGCTGGTCCTCCACGCAGGCACTGCAGCGCATTGCCCGCGAAGGCAAAGGCGCACTGGTGTTGTTATCGGCCGGTCAGGCCGAAGACATCGACGACAGTCTGGATACCTTCTTTGGCCGCGCCCGCCCCAAGCGCAGCCCGAATAAAGACAGCTCCGGCGCCTTTTTAACCATTGGTACCGGTTCGCAGATTCTGCGCGAACTGGGCATCAAAAAAATGCGCCTGCTCAGCTCCGAAATGAAGTACAGCGGCATTTCCGGTTTCGATCTGGAAATTACCGAATACCTCCCATTTAACGAATAA
- a CDS encoding riboflavin synthase, with translation MFTGIIEAIGRVQQVENKQGDLRLRIHTGALDLSDVRLGDSIATNGVCLTVVELPGNGFVADVSRESLAHTRIAHWGAGTAVNLEKAMTPSTRMGGHIVTGHVDGVGVVKQRSADARSIRFTIEAPTALRKYIAAKGSITVDGVSLTANALSAEGFELNIVPHTAAQTTLIHLQPGAQVHLEVDIIARYLEQLLSGGKAENNAQESRLTPAFLAQNGFWK, from the coding sequence ATGTTTACCGGAATTATTGAAGCCATCGGGCGCGTACAACAGGTGGAGAATAAGCAAGGCGACCTGCGCCTGCGCATCCACACCGGCGCGCTGGATTTAAGCGATGTCCGTCTGGGCGACAGCATCGCCACCAACGGCGTGTGCTTAACCGTGGTGGAATTGCCCGGTAACGGTTTCGTGGCCGACGTATCGCGTGAGTCGCTGGCGCACACGCGCATTGCGCACTGGGGCGCCGGCACGGCGGTGAATCTGGAAAAAGCCATGACCCCGTCCACGCGCATGGGTGGGCATATTGTTACCGGTCATGTCGATGGCGTGGGGGTGGTGAAACAGCGCAGCGCCGACGCCCGTTCCATCCGCTTTACCATCGAAGCGCCGACCGCTTTACGCAAATACATCGCCGCCAAAGGTTCCATTACCGTGGACGGCGTCAGCCTCACCGCCAACGCGCTGAGTGCTGAAGGATTCGAACTGAATATCGTGCCGCACACCGCCGCACAAACCACCTTAATTCACCTGCAGCCCGGTGCGCAGGTGCATCTGGAAGTGGATATTATTGCCCGCTACCTTGAACAATTACTGAGTGGCGGTAAGGCTGAGAATAACGCGCAGGAATCCCGGTTAACCCCGGCCTTTCTGGCACAGAATGGTTTCTGGAAATAG
- the ribD gene encoding bifunctional diaminohydroxyphosphoribosylaminopyrimidine deaminase/5-amino-6-(5-phosphoribosylamino)uracil reductase RibD, whose product MNHEFYMARALQLAERGRWSTSPNPRVGCVIVSEQGEIVGEGWHQKAGEPHAEVHALRMAGDLARGATAYVTLEPCSHHGRTPPCAEGLINAGVTRVVGACSDLNPLVAGRGYQLLRDAGIDVMTPCLEAQAQELNRGFMQRMRTGMPRVRLKLAHSLDGRTAMACGESQWITGPQARADVQRLRAQSCAIITGAGSVQTDNPSMTVRPAETGITLEERLWRQPLRVVIDGQQRLSGDEKLFSLPGPVLLAVSDARRNRVQRDAALGEFSVWQGPLNPAGKLNLTALLAELGRRGCNDVLVETGAHLAGAFVKAGLVDELVLYCAPTLLGSDARPLLTLGLQQMNEQIRWHWHDVRMVGGDLRMMLRR is encoded by the coding sequence ATGAACCACGAATTTTATATGGCCCGCGCCCTGCAGCTGGCCGAGCGGGGGCGTTGGTCCACCAGCCCCAATCCCCGCGTCGGTTGCGTTATTGTCAGCGAGCAAGGCGAAATCGTCGGTGAAGGCTGGCATCAGAAAGCCGGTGAACCTCACGCCGAAGTGCACGCCTTACGCATGGCCGGTGATCTTGCACGTGGGGCTACTGCCTACGTGACACTGGAACCCTGCAGCCATCATGGCCGCACGCCGCCCTGCGCCGAAGGCCTGATTAACGCCGGCGTCACCCGCGTGGTCGGTGCCTGCTCTGACCTCAACCCACTGGTGGCCGGCCGGGGTTATCAGCTGCTGCGCGATGCCGGTATTGACGTGATGACCCCCTGTCTGGAAGCGCAGGCACAGGAACTCAACCGCGGCTTTATGCAACGGATGCGTACCGGCATGCCCCGGGTGCGACTGAAACTTGCGCACAGCCTCGATGGCCGCACCGCCATGGCCTGCGGCGAAAGCCAGTGGATCACAGGCCCGCAGGCCCGCGCCGATGTACAGCGCCTGCGCGCGCAAAGCTGCGCCATTATTACCGGCGCCGGTTCGGTACAGACCGATAATCCGTCCATGACCGTACGCCCGGCCGAAACCGGTATTACACTGGAGGAACGCCTGTGGCGGCAGCCACTGCGGGTGGTTATTGACGGTCAGCAACGCCTGAGCGGTGATGAAAAGCTATTCTCACTGCCCGGCCCGGTGCTATTAGCCGTCAGCGACGCCCGCCGTAACCGCGTACAGCGCGACGCCGCGCTGGGTGAATTCAGTGTGTGGCAAGGCCCGCTGAATCCCGCCGGCAAACTGAATTTGACCGCCCTGCTGGCCGAACTGGGCCGGCGCGGCTGCAACGACGTATTAGTAGAAACCGGCGCGCATCTGGCCGGCGCCTTTGTGAAGGCCGGACTGGTGGATGAACTGGTGCTGTATTGCGCACCAACGCTGTTAGGCAGCGATGCCCGACCGTTGCTGACGCTGGGGCTGCAACAGATGAACGAACAGATCCGCTGGCACTGGCACGATGTGCGCATGGTCGGCGGTGATTTGCGGATGATGTTAAGGCGTTGA
- the nrdR gene encoding transcriptional regulator NrdR has translation MHCPFCTHPETKVIDSRLVADGEQIRRRRECISCGERFTTFETAELVMPRIIKQNGTREPFNEEKLHAGILRALEKRPVSVEDIDAALTRIKQRLRGSGEREVPSRMLGECVMSELRQLDEVAYVRFASVYRSFKDLDEFRAEIERLSSSRQPGGNKE, from the coding sequence ATGCATTGTCCGTTCTGCACTCACCCGGAAACCAAAGTCATCGACTCGCGCCTGGTCGCCGATGGCGAACAGATCCGCCGCCGACGCGAATGCATCAGCTGTGGTGAGCGTTTCACGACCTTCGAAACCGCCGAACTGGTGATGCCGCGCATCATCAAGCAGAACGGCACGCGTGAGCCCTTCAACGAAGAAAAACTCCACGCCGGCATTTTGCGGGCACTGGAAAAACGTCCGGTCAGTGTCGAAGACATTGACGCCGCCCTCACCCGTATTAAGCAACGCCTGCGCGGCAGCGGTGAGCGCGAAGTACCCAGCCGTATGCTCGGCGAATGCGTAATGTCGGAACTGCGCCAGCTTGATGAAGTCGCCTACGTGCGCTTTGCCTCGGTGTACCGCAGCTTTAAAGATCTGGATGAATTCCGCGCCGAAATCGAGCGCCTGTCGTCCTCTCGCCAGCCCGGCGGCAACAAAGAATGA
- a CDS encoding metal-dependent hydrolase, whose product MTQATAQATNATTTVRQTAGALANIPPRRMDFVFAEDTKRYWYRDSPYLTTFWTTLSTLFPEGETFFVDSVKNYRKRIEDPLLKAQVSGFIGQEAMHSKEHQAFNDLAEKHGYPANNLDRDLGKLLSFTRRFVPKKIQLAITVALEHYTAILAEQLLRDPAHQQNIQDPEALKLWMWHALEENEHKTVAYDVYKLVGGGYFTRVLTMLVVTLFFFAVVGIGHTRMLWSDGKLFDIKGNLKGFWYLWSPKGLFPQLLPQYLDFFRPGFHPNDHDTVQLLDDWREKLLGKGGMLADQIKNPQRAA is encoded by the coding sequence ATGACCCAAGCCACTGCTCAGGCAACCAACGCCACCACGACTGTTCGTCAGACCGCCGGCGCTCTGGCCAATATTCCGCCGCGCCGCATGGATTTCGTGTTCGCCGAAGACACCAAGCGTTACTGGTACAGAGACAGCCCCTACCTGACCACCTTCTGGACCACGCTGTCGACGCTGTTTCCGGAAGGCGAAACCTTCTTTGTCGATTCGGTTAAAAACTATCGCAAGCGCATTGAAGACCCGCTGCTGAAAGCGCAGGTATCGGGCTTTATCGGTCAGGAAGCTATGCACAGCAAAGAGCACCAGGCCTTTAACGATCTGGCCGAGAAACACGGCTATCCGGCCAATAATCTCGACCGCGATCTGGGCAAATTACTGAGTTTCACCCGCCGTTTTGTGCCGAAAAAAATCCAGCTGGCCATTACCGTGGCGCTGGAACATTACACCGCCATTCTGGCCGAGCAGCTGCTGCGCGATCCGGCACATCAGCAAAACATCCAGGACCCGGAAGCGCTGAAGCTGTGGATGTGGCACGCGCTGGAAGAAAATGAGCACAAAACCGTGGCCTACGATGTGTACAAACTGGTCGGTGGCGGTTATTTCACCCGCGTACTGACCATGCTGGTGGTGACCCTGTTCTTCTTTGCCGTGGTCGGCATCGGCCATACCCGCATGCTGTGGTCGGACGGTAAGCTGTTCGATATCAAAGGCAACCTGAAAGGCTTCTGGTATCTGTGGAGTCCGAAAGGTCTGTTCCCGCAACTGTTGCCGCAGTACCTGGATTTCTTCCGTCCGGGTTTCCACCCCAACGACCACGATACCGTGCAGTTGCTGGACGACTGGCGTGAAAAACTGCTGGGTAAAGGCGGTATGCTGGCCGACCAGATCAAAAACCCGCAACGCGCAGCCTGA
- the glyA gene encoding serine hydroxymethyltransferase, whose translation MFSRDMNIADFDPELWAAMQAEDARQEHHIELIASENYTSPRVMQAQGSQLTNKYAEGYPGKRYYGGCEHVDVIEQLAIDRAKELFGAGYANVQPHSGSQANAAVYFALCQPGDTILGMSLAHGGHLTHGAAVSFSGRIYKAVQYGLNPATGEIDYAEVERLAVEHKPKMIVAGFSAYSRVVDWAKFREIADKVGAYLFVDMAHVAGLIAAGVYPSPMPYADVVTTTTHKTLRGPRGGLILAKEDEELNKKLNFAVFPESQGGPLMHVIAAKAVCFKEAMTPEYKAYQAQVVKNAQAMAKTFIERGINVVSGGTDDHLLLVDLIGKEYSGKDADAALGRANITVNKNAVPNDPRSPFVTSGVRIGTPAITSRGFQEAEATQLAGWICDVLNALENGTSDAVEAEVKAKVIALCDKFPVYK comes from the coding sequence ATGTTTAGCCGTGACATGAACATAGCGGATTTTGACCCGGAACTCTGGGCCGCGATGCAAGCTGAAGATGCCCGTCAGGAGCATCATATTGAGCTGATCGCTTCTGAAAACTACACCAGCCCGCGCGTCATGCAGGCACAGGGTTCGCAGCTGACCAACAAGTACGCCGAAGGTTACCCGGGCAAGCGTTACTACGGTGGTTGCGAGCACGTGGATGTGATCGAACAACTGGCCATCGACCGCGCCAAAGAACTGTTCGGTGCCGGTTACGCCAACGTCCAGCCGCACTCCGGTTCCCAGGCTAACGCCGCGGTTTACTTCGCTCTGTGCCAGCCGGGCGACACCATTCTGGGCATGAGCCTGGCCCACGGTGGTCACCTGACCCACGGTGCTGCGGTATCTTTCTCTGGCCGTATCTACAAAGCCGTGCAGTACGGTCTGAATCCGGCCACCGGCGAAATCGACTACGCCGAAGTGGAACGTCTGGCCGTTGAACACAAGCCAAAAATGATTGTGGCCGGTTTCTCCGCTTACTCGCGCGTGGTCGACTGGGCCAAGTTCCGCGAAATCGCCGACAAAGTGGGCGCTTACCTGTTCGTCGACATGGCGCACGTAGCCGGTCTGATCGCCGCTGGCGTGTACCCAAGCCCGATGCCGTACGCTGACGTCGTCACCACCACCACCCACAAGACCCTGCGCGGTCCGCGTGGTGGTCTGATTCTGGCCAAAGAAGACGAAGAGCTGAACAAAAAGCTCAACTTCGCCGTGTTCCCGGAATCACAGGGCGGCCCGCTGATGCACGTGATCGCGGCCAAAGCCGTGTGCTTCAAAGAAGCCATGACTCCAGAATACAAAGCCTACCAGGCGCAGGTGGTTAAGAACGCTCAGGCCATGGCCAAAACCTTCATTGAGCGTGGCATCAACGTGGTATCCGGCGGTACTGACGACCACCTGCTCCTGGTCGACCTGATCGGCAAGGAATACTCAGGTAAAGACGCTGACGCAGCTCTGGGCCGCGCCAACATCACCGTGAACAAAAACGCCGTTCCGAACGACCCGCGTTCACCGTTCGTCACCTCGGGTGTGCGTATCGGTACCCCGGCCATCACCAGCCGTGGCTTCCAAGAAGCCGAAGCCACCCAACTGGCTGGCTGGATCTGTGATGTGCTGAACGCACTGGAAAACGGTACGTCTGACGCGGTCGAAGCCGAGGTGAAAGCCAAGGTTATCGCTCTGTGTGACAAGTTCCCGGTTTACAAGTAA